A segment of the Homoserinimonas aerilata genome:
ATGTTCGTTACGGTTGAGAGGTCGAAAGGGTCAGGCAGTGTCAGCAGTGAGTGGTGCAGAGCCCGCACGTCGCTTCGGCGGCTTCGGGGTGTTCGTCATTGTCGCCGGTATCGTGATGGCGCTCTGGGTGTCGTTCGGGCGGGCGCTGTTCGGGGTGGCCGGTGAGCTCACCCCGGTGTTCGCGATCACGATCGGTTTTGCGATCGGCGCGCTGCACTTCTTCGGCGGCAAGGCGATCATGCGCACGGCGCGACTCGGCAGGCACACGCGGGTGCAGACCTATGTGACGCTCGGCCTGTCGTGGTTCTGCGGCATCCTGTTCGGCTTCATGATTCCCGACGTGACACCGTCGGGCCTGCAGACGATTCTTTCGGGCGGCGAGGAGCCCGGGCTGAGTATCGCTGTGGGGTTGGCGAATCCGCTCGGGATCGTCTGCATCACGGCATCCGTCTTCACGCTCGTCTTCGCCCATAATGACACTCGCGAGCCCGTCAATGAGGATGACGACGAGTTCGTCCTCGACTGAGGCCGGCCGCTCGAGGCGCGCCGGCTCAGCACTGAGGCATGCCGGCTCAGCGTTGCGGCACGACCGTCAGCACGCGGGTCACGAACTCGTAGTACGACTCCATGAAGCCTCCGAGGAACGCGGCGGTTCCGTCGTTGCTGACTTCGCCGTCGTCGGCGATGAGCCCCTCGGTGATGTGGATGTACGCCTCAGGAGAGTTCATCTGCGGTGAGTTGCAGAAGCTGAGCACGCTGCGCAGGTTCTGCTGGGCGACGGCGGTGCCGATCTGGCCGATCGAGCCGCCGATCACGGCGGATGGTTTGCCTGCGAACGAGTTCTGCCCCCACGGGCGGCTCGCCCAGTCGATGGCGTTCTTCAGCCCGCCCGGGATGGCCCGGTTGTATTCGGGGGTCACGAACAGCAGGGCGTCGACGGATGCGATGGCATCCTTCAGCGCGCGGCCCTCCGGTGGGTAGTCGGCGTCGTAGTCGTAGCTGTACAGCGGCAGGTCGCGGATGGGGATCTCGACGAATTCGAGGCCGTCTGGCGCGAGCCTGATGAGCGCCTTCGCGAGGCGCCGGTTGACGGATGCCTTCGCCAGGCTTCCGACAAAATATCCGACCGTGTAGGGCGGTTCGTGGTGGTGGACCTCAGCCATGATGCGTTCCTCTCGCTCGCTCAGAACGCCGGCGGGTCGGCCCGCCGACTGCTCATCACGCTAGACCTGCGGGGGTGCGCCGTACAGGCTTGGGGCTCGCTTTCCCGGCATCGTCACGGGATGCGCGCCGCGGGCCTCAGATGAGGTGCACCTTCAGGCGAGCGCTTCGACCTTGCTGCGCAGTTCGGCGTCGCTCGGCTCCACCAGGTGGCTGGCGTCGGGGAACACGATCACGGGGATGTTGGTGCGTCCGCTGATGGACTGCGCCACCTGCGCTGCGTCGACGTCCGCTTCGAGGTCGATGTATGTGTAGTCGGTGCCGAGCTCGTCGAGAAGTTTCTTGGAGCGGCGGCAGTCTCCGCACCATTCGGCGCCGTACATGGTGATCTTCTGGCTCATGCTGAGGGGGAACGTGCGAGCGTGGGCAGGAATTCCGCCGCCCCCTCAGGTTCGATCGCCGCCAGCACGCGCCGGCGCAGCGCGTTCGAGCGTTCGGCGAATCCGCGTTGCCGCTGCACGTATTCGGCTTTGCCGTCGGGCGTTTCGATGGCGACGGGTGTGTAGCCCCAGTCGCGCAGGTCGTATGGCGACGCCTCCATGTCGAGGGTGCGGATGTCCCGGGCCAGTTCGAAGCTGTCGAGCAGCAGTTCGCCGGGCACGAGTGGCCCCAGCTTGGCGGCCCATTTGTATACGTCCATGCCGGCGTGCAGGCATCCGGGTTGTTCCAGTTCGGGCTGGTTGTCGCGGGTGGGGCGCAGCTTGTTGAGGGGGAGCGCGTCGGGGGTGAAGAACCGGTAGGCGTCGAAGTGGCTGCAGGTGATGCGGCTGGTTTCGACGACGGCGTCGGTGCCGTCGGGGCCGAGTCGCAGTGGTACCTCGTGTCGTGTGCTGTCGGACCTGTAGGCCATCGCCCATTCGTGCAGGCCGAAGCATCCGAAGTTTGCGGGTCTCGCTGCGGTGCGCCCCAGGAGTGTTGCGATGAAGCGGATGCTTCGGCCTCTCGCCTGCAGCAGGGCTTCTGTGTCGACGACCAGGCTGTCGCCTTCGTCTGCTCGGCGGTACCACTTCCATCCGGCGCGTTCTTTGCCCGCGGCACCCTCGAGCGTGACGCCGGCGCCCGGATGCCAGCGACGCAGCAGTGAGGGTCGCAGCGGGTAGTAGGTGAACAGAAAGTCTTCGACGGGGTGTGTGGTGCCGGCCTGCTGGCGCGCGCGCCACCCGGCGGTGAACGCGTCGGCCCGCTGCTGGTGCGCCTGCTCGCGTTCGCGCCATTCGGTCTCACGCATCCTGCCCCCTTTCCGTCCCCTCTATCTTCGCCCCGCGGCCGTATCGACGCACCCCGAGTATGCTCGCCGGATGACACGCGATGAGTTGCTCGAGTTGTGTCTGTCGTTGCCGCAGGCGGTGGAGACGTTCCCGTTCGGCGAGGAGCTAAGTGTCTTCAAGACGAGTGGTAACGGCAAGATCTTCGCGCTCAGCGCCCTCGACGCCGAGCCGTTCAGCGTCTCGCTGAAGTGCGACCCCGAAGAGAGTCTGGCTTTGCGGGCGGAGTTTGCGCAGATCACGCCCGGGTATCACCTCAACAAGAAGCACTGGGTGACGGTC
Coding sequences within it:
- a CDS encoding NADPH-dependent FMN reductase, whose protein sequence is MAEVHHHEPPYTVGYFVGSLAKASVNRRLAKALIRLAPDGLEFVEIPIRDLPLYSYDYDADYPPEGRALKDAIASVDALLFVTPEYNRAIPGGLKNAIDWASRPWGQNSFAGKPSAVIGGSIGQIGTAVAQQNLRSVLSFCNSPQMNSPEAYIHITEGLIADDGEVSNDGTAAFLGGFMESYYEFVTRVLTVVPQR
- a CDS encoding MmcQ/YjbR family DNA-binding protein, which gives rise to MTRDELLELCLSLPQAVETFPFGEELSVFKTSGNGKIFALSALDAEPFSVSLKCDPEESLALRAEFAQITPGYHLNKKHWVTVALDGGVPDELVEQLIRASHALVRPRIPAG
- a CDS encoding glutaredoxin family protein translates to MSQKITMYGAEWCGDCRRSKKLLDELGTDYTYIDLEADVDAAQVAQSISGRTNIPVIVFPDASHLVEPSDAELRSKVEALA
- a CDS encoding 3-methyladenine DNA glycosylase; translated protein: MRETEWREREQAHQQRADAFTAGWRARQQAGTTHPVEDFLFTYYPLRPSLLRRWHPGAGVTLEGAAGKERAGWKWYRRADEGDSLVVDTEALLQARGRSIRFIATLLGRTAARPANFGCFGLHEWAMAYRSDSTRHEVPLRLGPDGTDAVVETSRITCSHFDAYRFFTPDALPLNKLRPTRDNQPELEQPGCLHAGMDVYKWAAKLGPLVPGELLLDSFELARDIRTLDMEASPYDLRDWGYTPVAIETPDGKAEYVQRQRGFAERSNALRRRVLAAIEPEGAAEFLPTLARSPSA